Part of the Thunnus albacares chromosome 11, fThuAlb1.1, whole genome shotgun sequence genome, CATCTTCAACATGAGGTTTAGCTGCAACCACCCTGGTGCCGATGTACAGATCAGTATTATTCTTCATGACTTCTTCAACCTTTTCATATCGATCGTTCTGGAGGACGTCAAGCAGTTGGTCTGGGTTCTGGCCTACTGGGATGTTTACAGCCACACAAAACTGTTTACTTATGTTGTACCTGCCAAAAGATAATTGTTTTAAGGTGAACTGAGCCTTGGATTTCTGTTTCTTATTTTAAATAAGATAAATGCAGTCAGAATGTGTTAGTGTTAGTCCACTCACTCTGTCCTGATGATTTTTACAGTAGGAGTCAGCCAGTTCTCAACATCCAAACTgcctgcagcaggcagcaggaGCACCAGCAGCATCCAAGACCAGACAGACATCTGCAGGGTTAATAACAGTACAGCAGCATCACAACATGATgaagaacaacaacagtaacaaaGCAAGGTGATGTTAGCGTCCCCTACAGGCTGCAGAATTcataacagccagtatgaacaaacaaacatcctGATGATTTTTCTGCTCTCAGAGTCTGACCAGCAGTGGAGCTAAAAATCTGCACTAGGGGCTATGTCAGGCATTATCAAATTTTGCAGGACATTGTAGCAAATTTATTCATCTGAAAATGGTGTGTTTGTATTGATATGGATGTCCAAGGGTccaattagtgtgtgtgtgtgtgtgtgtgtgtgtgcgcgcagctagaaatgtaatttatatggGCTGCAGGTCACATtattcctttctctccctctctcagagacacacacatatatacacacaccttcACTGCCCCCCACTTTGAAAAGTAAGTTAAAAGCCCCCGATTACATAGATGcccatacacactcatacatgcaCTCCATCCAAATATAACAACCTGCAGTGGCTAAATTTATAATTACAGCCAGCTCTGGggctacacacacaaaaaacaaaaaacaaaaacaaaaaaacccaaaaggaAGATGTCCTGAATACTAAATTCTGTTGATCAATCCATTTTCTTTCAAGTAGTGGAATAAACTCCCTAACCCAATTGTAAATATACTTTTCAAACTTCCCCTCCAATCTTCCTGATTTCTCTCTTTAATACTTCTCGCTCTCGAGAATACTTATTGCAGTGCAAAATGACATGTTCCACTGACTCCTCTATTTGACATAGGTCACATAATCCTGAGggatgtttgtttattaaatgcagtgttttatttagtcTGGTGTGTCCTACCCTCAGCCTTGTTAATATGTTCTCCTCTTTGGTACTTCTTTTAGCTGATCTCGCTGGGCCCACTTCTCTCTGTACTGCATAGAGGTGTCGTCCTGTATTTGTTGTATCCCATCTGTGCTGCCAATCTTTAATGatgtttcttttgattattCCTTTTGCTTCCGATTTACTGAGTGAAATTTCCATGATCTCCTCATGCTTCAGTGCCTGTTTTGCTAATGCATCCACCATTTCATTGCCCTTAATCCCTCTGTGTGCTGGTACCCacataaatgttatcaaaatgttcatatttttaaatctgtacaGAGTTTCATGTATCTCATTAACTATATCCTGCCTACTGTGAGATGTATATGACTGTAATGACATTAATGCAGAACATGAATCTGTACAAAGAATAACCTTTTTAATTTGCAACTCCTCTATCCGTTGTAATGCTGTTGCAATTGCTATCATCTCGACTGTATAAACTGACAAATGATCTGACGTTCTTCTTTTCACAGAAACTTTTAAGGTTGGTATACTCAAAGCAAAGCCTGTGCTCCCTGTCTTAGGATTCTTGGATCCATCTGTGTATACTGGTATGAATGTTTGATATAATGTTTGTAACCTATCTTCAACAAAAACTGCAATATTTCCAAAATCTTTATGTACCTGCACTTTTTCCAGAATATAGAAATCAATTGACACTGATGGGAACAACCAGGGTGGTGTTACTGATAATGGCACTGTAGGGATATATCTTTTCTGATTTAACGACATATCTTTAGCAATTGTCTCACTGCTCCACGCAAAACATTCCCTTTTggccctttctctctcccagcAAGGTAGAAGTACTTTTTTTGTTGGATTGTGATCTTCAGAATACCCTTGAAGATTTGTCCAGTAGTTCATCATTAactgtttgtgtctgatgtgcAGCGGCAATTCACCCATCTCAACCTGAAGAGCGGACACAGGAGTCGTTTTTAAAGCACCACAACACAGTCTTAACGCTTGAGCTTGCACCACTTCCAACTtctttaatgatgtttttgcTGCTGAACCGTAGGCAATATATCCATAATCTAATACTGCTCTAATCAGCGCGACATAGATATTTTTAATTGCAGATCTGCTTGCTCCCCATTCTGATCCTGTTAAACATCTCATCACATTCAGTATCTTTTTACACTTGGATATGTTCATTCCATGTTAACTTTTCATCAAACCACACACCCAAAAATCTAAAGACTCTCACTTGCTCTATTCTTTGTCCGTATATCTTTATCTGTGTCAACACCTCTCTTTTTAGTGAACATTAATGTTTTGGTTATTTCAACTTAAACCCCCAAGAGTATGACCATTTTTCTACTATGTTAACTGCcagttgcattttatttataatatgaTCAAtattctttcctcttttccacAAAGCTCCATCATCAGCAAACAATGATCGTCCAATATCATCCTGAACTTgagaaaatacatcatttatcatgatGGAAAAGAGTTAGGGCTAATAACACTGCCCTGAGGGGTACCGTTATCTACCATATATCTTCATGTTAAGGCTGTCCCAATTCTGACTTGAATAAATCTATCAAATAAAAAGTCTTTAATCCAATTATAGGCTCTTCCCACTATTCCcatcatatttaatttgttcattAACCCCTCCTTCCAAACCATATCATATGCCTTTTCTAAGTCAAAAAAAACTGCCACTACAGATTCTTCATTAACTTGTGGTTTCTTAATCTTTGTTTCCAGACATATAACAGGGTCCATAGTTTCTCTACCCCTCCTAAATCCACTCTGATGAGGTGAAAGAATTCCTCTGCTTTCCATAAAAAATCCTAATctttctgtaatcattctttCCATTATCTTACCTACATGTGACGTGAGTGCTATCGGTCTATAGTTCATTGGATTTGATGGGTCCTTCCCTGGTTTCCTGATAGGAATAATCACTGCCTCTTTTGAACCTGTTGGTAATTTTCCCACTTCCCATACTTTATTATAGAGAGCTAGCAGTTTCCTAGATGCTGAAACTCCTAAATGttttaacataacataacagaTTTCATCCTTCCCAGGAGATGTTAGTCCAGACTTTGTTATTGccctcttcctttcttccaATGTAAATGGAGCATCCATTGCACTGTTAGTATTTTCCCTTCTCTCAAGACTTCCAGGATGAGCCAAACTAGtcatttcccttcctctcttacCCTTTTCAGTCAAATTATCAGAACTATGGATTTGAGTAAATGCCTTTGCTaacatctctgctttctctTCATCAGATACTGCTGTTTCTTCCCCCATCTTCAGTACTGGATACTGCCATTCCCTTCTGACTCCTCTCATGCTCCTAATCATGCCCCAAACCTCTCCCACAGGTGTTGATCTTCCTATTTTATTGCAAAAAGTCTGCCAGCTTTGTCTTTTTGCTTTACATATAATTTTCCTGACCCTTGCTTGCTCTTGTTTATATCTGATTAAATTCTGTACATTATGAGTTCTTCTTAATAACCTGAGAGCTCTATTCCTCTCTTTCACTATTTTACTACATTCATCTGTCCACCAGGGAACTGCTTTCCTCTTCATTCTTCCTTTACTTTTAGAAATGGACTGTTTAGCAGCTTCCAGTAATGTTATTTCCACCTTTTTATCAATCTCCTCAATATCTCCATTTAAGTCTATTTTatccatttctctctcacatATATAATTAAACATTTCCCAGTTTGCACTACTAAATACCCACTTCCCTGATATTTCCCTATCTTCCTTATTTTTTTGTAGCAATATCCTACACCAGACTGGAAAATGATCACTACCTATTGATGATTCTTCGGACACTTCCCACTCACATATTCCCGCTAACTCCCTCGTGACTAAAGTTAAATCTAAGTGTTCCCTGTGTGCACATCTTATCTAGTCCCTCTCCCATCATTTAAGCAAACCATTCTTTTCTCTTCTAATAGTTCCTCAATTACCTCACCATTTGCATCTGTTCGTGTTCCTCCCCATAATGTACTGTGAGCATTAAAATCCCCACATACCAACACCCTATCACCATCTATCCCTTCAATTTGTATTAATCTACTCAAATCTAGCCTTTTACAAggattataataattaataatgacaAACTTACCCTCACTTGTCCATATCTCTACAGTTACATATTCTTGCTCATTTCCTATACTTACCTCTCTAAATGACCATGATTAGTGCTATCCAACCCATGACTGCTCCTGACTTGCTTGAGTACTGAGATCGTTTCTTACCTCTTCCCAAGTCAGTCCACTGATATCTAGATGATGAGCTGCTGCCTTCACAATTATTTGTATTCTCTCCGTTTTGGATCTAACTTCCATTGTAGCATTTACTACCCCTGCTATGAATGTGACTAACTTCTTTAAATCAACCTTTACTTTTCCCTCACTTTCCTGATCTGCTTCTTTTATGGTCcctgtatctgttctgtttctctcaatatttcctcctctctgactcACCATCTTCACAGCCCCTGCATATGTAATCTTATTCTGAACTCTTTCCTGCTGTatttctctttcccttttcaCCACTTCACATCCCCCATAAGACACACTGTGATTGCCACCACAGTTACAGCACTTTGGTTGTTCATCACATCTGGCACATCTTCTGCCTTTGCATGTCTTGGCTGAACCTTTGACAGTTGTAACACCTCATTGGCTTTGGCACGTATTCTCTTACAGTATAGCTCAAGAAGCCTAGAGTCACTCTCTTTGGGAGCACTTCGTCCTCAAATTCTAGTACAACATGTTCACTGTCTTTCCTCACTCCCTCTCGAGTTATCTGCAACCGCCGAGCACCTTTCAGGGTTCCTCCTTTTAAGTGTGATTTAATTTCCTCCATTGTGACTCCAACTGGCACCCCCCAAATCACTCCTTTACTCCACTTACTTCCTCTTTCAACACAACTTATACTTGCCACTTTAAACCGCCCTACTTCTTTCATCCTTCCAGCCCTATCTCTCTGTTCTTCATTCCtgcaaataatcaacagatttcCATCTTTCAAAACCTTAGCCATATGTATATCACCAACCTGGTTCCTCAATACGGTTGTTAATTTTGCCGGACTCATTGAGGAGATTCCCTTCTCTTCGCCAAATCTCAGTATAATTTTAAACTCCAGGCCTTCCTGAgttctctcctcccttcctccatcAAAACCTCCACTACCCTTGATTTTCTTTGAGCTGTTACCAGCAAACTcactccctcttttctctctcattctctcactACCCTGACTTACCTCCATACTGTCATCACTTTCAACTATGTCAGAATCTCCCCACTCTGGTTCCTTCACAACATAGTTGTCCCGACCCGTCACTGCTTTCTTCATCATTTGTTTTCCCCATTCTAGTAAGCTCTCCCTGCTTGCGTCCTCCTACTGACAAACGTGTCAAACGTCAAATTGCTCTAATGGTTTTCCGCAAAGTTTTAACCATGTATCGTTGTCACCAACACTCCTCTCTCACCTTAGCAATCCGTCCCAACTCCTGTTACAGCCGTTAGTTGAGAGTTCACTTCAGACCCTATTCACCTAGAAATTGTTCGCCTGGTGCATACGCCCcaaaagtttctagcttctgggtttgtTTCCGCATTGTTTAGCCCACTGAATGTGCGCAGTAATATCTCCTGCTCGGCCAATAGATTTTACATTATGATGATATCACGGATTTTgaaatcgcttttctcggctcgagggaagttttacaaacacaaaGCCTTCATAGATCAAAAGTTCATTacagaaagagtcataactgacgctgtttgcagttcgaggggtcctgtcaacagttttacagtctattttacaatggtggtccatagggaaaatcctttttgggccggagggggatttttcgctccaataccgcgagtggccactgggtaaaaattggctgcaaggctgagcagcagcgccctatccagctcttattatacatccatggcaggcacctgtcctcctctgtcccccactccccctccactgctccccaccaccacttcacataCGCTGCTTCcaaagagagaattttttttataaataatactgagatttggtaatggtttatttcaaccaaatattcttttttatattttaatctcCCTCTTGCCTATCAAAAAAATAGAGGGGGAACaatctcctctgcctctatggaccagcctccactgttacaaacacaaacaatgagGTGTCTGACTATTTCTTAGTTTCACTAAATTTTGcttaattttactttttccacttttccacCTATAAGTTTAATTACTTAAGTTACATATGATAATTTGGATCAGAGAATAATCAATTATAAGTATTATTAGTAGCTTTTTAGTTCACCATCtcacacaatgtgttttatttttcccgGGGAGTTCGACATTGTGTTTGTCCTGACAAAAGTGAATGCAGACGTTAGCCAGAGGACTGATATCACCGGTGAAAAAAAGCAGATGCCTTAACCAGCCTTCACGCTCAGGAACAAAGTGGTCTTTCTGATCCCCAGAATCCTACTATATAAGAACTATTAGATTCCTGGTACCACCAGCACAGTAGTGGTATATTCCCCAAATGTGATTTCATTATTGTTacttaaatgtcatttaatgtatttaatgacTGTATACATACTGTGTGGTTGTCACACAAGCAGTGATAACAATAAACTCTTACAAAGCACTGTTatgaaaatttgaattttattcattcataacTTGTTGAATCTTCAGTGCAGTCGTTCTGCATGCGCACGCTGAACTGACCATAATGCCACAAATTTGCATGAGAATAAAACATTTGGATCTTTTAATTAGTGCTAGTGATTAATGGATGATTTGATCAATAGACAATAAATCTTGAGCAGTTTTTATAACtgatgattcattcattcattcaagtgtTGTTAAGACATGACAAACAATGTGAAGGTGTCACCTCTGACTGTTGACGggcatttttcatacatttcattttatttactaaTCGATTAAGTcaatcacaaaaataatcaacagtttaATTGATAAGCAAAACAATTGTTAGTTGAAGCCCCACTATTAAATTTAAAGTATCACCAGGAAACTGtatcactgctgctgtgtttctgatCTCACAATCTAAATACCTCTAATcatattgattaattgatgattgattgatccTGCACCACATTTGCATGGGCCTACAAGACACcagacagcaacaacaaccaAGATGATCACAAATCATAATGCACAAAGtaaaacaagataaataaaaatattaaaaagccaACTCTACAGACAACCAAATCAGGATTGTTTAATTGTTCTTTTCAAATAGTTTATTTATTCTAATTGGGCAATGAAACAAAGTTAATTAATTCTCAACAttacaaaaatcaaaacaaacacataaacactgcTCTTCACACCTTCATACCTGCCTACCTCAATTGCCTTTGAATGTCATTTCTAAGATTTGGCTTATTCCAAGTATCTGCCTTTGCATTAAATACTTAAAGATCCTCTTCAGACATGTTTCAAGATGTATataaatactctactttgaataatagtttgtgtccgatatggtttttccacaataaaaaaaagttcagttatctaatgaaaagtcttaaaatgacatctactccctCCCAGCAGATGACTTTGAAAACAaccttctggtgtcaaactctgcacatacatcattctgcacagtgagactcaaacatccaagtgaagaaacaagaagaagaaaaacacatttttgagtggagggggactttaatttATATaagtacttttaaaaaattctgGTTAGTAGTATTGGAAATCTGAGTAATCTATCTCTGAAGGTCATTTAGGAGTTAAATGTCTTTAATATGCGGCAGTAGCAGTAAAATGCAGCCCTCAGTCACCCAGTCAACCATCATCAGTAGGTGGCAGTAGACACTTTCTCCAGACACTGGCTGTAGTTGACCCGCAGCTGACCTGGATGTTGATATGATGTTATCTTCGATTATTTCCCCGGTCAGGCTCATGATGAAGATTTGTTAGCATCTTTAGGGCACTTTATAATCCTCTCAATAACAATACTAGATGCTCAGGAAAATACCTTAAAGTGGTGTTTTGGGTTTTCTTTCATTTACCAGCAGTAGAGTCTCCAGTCGGCGTGCAAACGACAGAAAAGAGCAAACATGTCTCAGGAGGGATATCAGGCTACATCAGGGCAAACCTCCGCCGACACGAGGTTAGTTGATTTACTATATTGATTACAGTGTGATTAAAGATATATTTGCTAACCGTAAACAATGACAGGTTGACCGTGTTTCTTCTAACTGTTAAAATGCAGCCATTAGGTTAAAATCGGTGCTGTAAAACGTCTCAAGTTTAATGAATGTGAATGACAGTTCTagaaaaatgaaactgtaagAAAAATGTTAATAACAGGCTGATTTTCTTTAGTAAGCAGCGttaatgagcttttttttttttttaaacgttagcctaatgtttttattgcacttacagctAATACGTCCAAATGTGATACTTTAAAGATACTAGCAAAGAAGTTGAGTTATGTCGCTTGTATTTAACCAAAGAAATATCAACAACATGATGTGAACGTCACAGAAAGTTAATTTTTGACTGCAAACTATGACGTTAGCGTTACATGCTAATGTGAGCTAACGTTAACCTACTTAGCTTTGGCcggtgttacaccgtattttgttacctgcagtgttggaagaagtactcagatccttaagtaaaagtatcaatactaCAATGCAGAAATACTTAATTGTAAGTTAAAAAccttgcatttaaaatcctacttttacttgagtaaatttagctggtaatacttccatacttaattatgattttaaatgcaggatttttgcCTGTAATcaagtgtttttacattgtggtattgatacttttatttaagcaaaggatctcagtacttcttcatacactgcaggtcacaaaatctgatgggtcaccaaatatcGTGTAATGGTCTCACGGTATCGGAGACGGTTTAGAGCATCTTTGACGGTATTTCAGACATCACGGTGTCCAAACACTTgacttttctggccattactCAGGAACcgaaggggagattgtgaccatatttcacatttggtcggatAGTGAATTAGTGACATTAATCTTGGGTgtccaccttgaaactgtggtgattgtataaatcttctgtgctgccaggTTGAAGATGTGTTTGAAGTATCCACGTTTTAgtatttgtagcttctttgcagtaACATCCATATTTGAAGCTTTGTCCACTGTTGTGGCTACAATTTTATGGTCTATCAGAATCActtttattggccaagtatgtgaACATACAAGGAAAATGCACTTGatacctttttattaaattccttcaaagtcttcactataAATgttatatgagtctggacagacatggatgtaaactgcaacttgactggttgtCAGAGGCATACAATCGCAAGGTGATATTTctagttttattatatttttctgcTCCTTAAGTACGGGCAGCCTCTTATCCAGTTCTGGGAGGTCCTCCCTGGTGGACTAGGAGTTAGGATTCAGCATTTTTCTCCCTTCCTGGGTGTCCTGGGTGTCTTTTCTCTCCGctgttataaaaaataatacaaacaatatCAATGTAATGTTACaatgatgaaaacaataaataactTGTAACTCTGggaacatgttttcttttgttagGGAAGAATGTCAGGGACAAGAGAAAAGGCTTACAGCAGGGAAACACTTCTTCTGACAGTGCAGAGCGTAAAATCAGGGGAAAATGTGAGGAAAGTCTCGACGATCAATGGGGTACCTAAATCCACCTTGGCTAACCACAAGGCAGGGAAACATGATTGTGGTCCTCATCCACATAGAGCAATCACCCTTGAAGAGAAGGACGCATGGTGGACTACATTGTGTGGATGGCAGATGATGGATTTCCtcttaaatcataaaatgtctgGCTTTGGACATCATCAAAAGCTGTTTCAGCAACATTGAAACACTTGTGAATGTGCAGAAGGGCCTCAGCGACAACTGGCAGGCCCATTTCAAAGGCTGCCACCCTGAGCTCACCAGCAGTACACCAGACTCCCTAGATCAGGCCTGGGTCTATGGGGCAACAGCAGAGGGTTTGGAGACCTTCTTCAAACTTCTGGGAAATATTGT contains:
- the LOC122991683 gene encoding uncharacterized protein LOC122991683 isoform X1 codes for the protein MNISKCKKILNVMRCLTGSEWGASRSAIKNIYVALIRAVLDYGYIAYGSAAKTSLKKLEVVQAQALRLCCGALKTTPVSALQVEMGELPLHIRHKQLMMNYWTNLQGYSEDHNPTKKVLLPCWERERAKRECFAWSSETIAKDMSLNQKRYIPTVPLSVTPPWLFPSVSIDFYILEKVQVHKDFGNIAVFVEDRLQTLYQTFIPVYTDGSKNPKTGSTGFALSIPTLKVSVKRRTSDHLSVYTVEMIAIATALQRIEELQIKKVILCTDSCSALMSLQSYTSHSRQDIVNEIHETLYRFKNMNILITFMWVPAHRGIKGNEMVDALAKQALKHEEIMEISLSKSEAKGIIKRNIIKDWQHRWDTTNTGRHLYAVQREVGPARSAKRSTKEENILTRLRVGHTRLNKTLHLINKHPSGLCDLCQIEESVEHVILHCNKYSREREVLKREIRKIGGEV
- the LOC122991683 gene encoding uncharacterized protein LOC122991683 isoform X2; the protein is MFNYICEREMDKIDLNGDIEEIDKKVEITLLEAAKQSISKSKGRMKRKAVPWWTDECSKIVKERNRALRLLRRTHNVQNLIRYKQEQARVRKIICKAKRQSWQTFCNKIGRSTPVGEVWGMIRSMRGVRREWQYPVLKMGEETAVSDEEKAEMLAKAFTQIHSSDNLTEKGKRGREMTSLAHPGSLERRENTNSAMDAPFTLEERKRAITKSGLTSPGKDEICYVMLKHLGVSASRKLLALYNKVWEVGKLPTGSKEAVIIPIRKPGKDPSNPMNYRPIALTSHVGKIMERMITERLGFFMESRGILSPHQSGFRRGRETMDPVICLETKIKKPQVNEESVVAVFFDLEKAYDMVWKEGLMNKLNMMGIVGRAYNWIKDFLFDRFIQVRIGTALT